Proteins from a genomic interval of Quercus lobata isolate SW786 chromosome 11, ValleyOak3.0 Primary Assembly, whole genome shotgun sequence:
- the LOC115968774 gene encoding uncharacterized protein LOC115968774: MEAQKSQPEKQPSPAAAVIPSCHTKKNDDAAFLEDLKDHIDEFIHASMDEHKNCFQKTLKKMFGMSKIVAERSSETKEVESSLPLQTTVSD; this comes from the exons ATGGAAGCACAGAAAAGTCAACCTGAAAAGCAGCCATCGCCTGCTGCTGCAGTCATCCCTTCATGTCACACAAAGAAGAATGATGATGCCGCTTTCTTGGAAGATTTGAAGGACCACATTGATGAGTTCATCCATGCATCTATGGATGAACACAAAAATTGCTTCCAGAAGACCCTGAAGAAG ATGTTTGGAATGTCAAAGATTGTTGCAGAAAGGAGTTCTGAAACTAAGGAGGTTGAAAGCTCTCTGCCCCTCCAAACAACAGTGTCGGACTAG
- the LOC115968895 gene encoding protein RADIALIS-like 2 — MASSSMSSSDSWTAKENKAFERALAVYDKDTPDRWHNVAKAVGGKTPEEVKRHYELLVEDVKHIESGRVPFPKYKTTGGSSQAN, encoded by the coding sequence ATGGCATCCAGTTCAATGTCCTCCTCTGACTCATGGACTGCAAAAGAGAACAAGGCCTTTGAGAGGGCTCTTGCTGTGTATGATAAGGACACCCCTGACCGTTGGCACAATGTCGCTAAGGCTGTTGGTGGGAAAACACCAGAAGAAGTGAAAAGGCACTATGAACTTCTTGTGGAAGATGTCAAGCATATTGAGTCAGGCCGAGTTCCCTTCCCCAAATACAAGACAACTGGTGGGAGTAGCCAAGCAAATTAA